AGTGGAACGCATGGTGTGGATTTCTACACCATCGGCCTTCAGATCGCGGGTCTGGGAACGCTCATCGGGGGCATTAACTTTCTCGCAACGATTATTACAATGCGTGCTCCAGGAATGTCCTACATGCGGATGCCGATGTTTACATGGACGACATTTATTACATCTGCCATTATCCTTTTTGCTTTTCCTGCCATCACGGTAGGGCTTGTACTTTTGACGTTTGACCGTATACTGGGAGCGAATTTCTTCGATGTCGCAGGTGGCGGTAACCCCGTACTCTGGCAGCACATCTTCTGGATCTTCGGGCACCCGGAAGTATACATTCTGATTTTGCCGGCATTTGGTATTATCTCGGAGGTTATTCCGACCTTCTCGCGTAAACGGTTGTTCGGATACAGCTCCATGGTATTTGCCACCATCCTGATTGCCTTTCTGGGCTTCATGGTATGGGCGCATCACATGTTTACAACAGGTCTGGGTAATGTAGCCAACGCGCTTTTCTCCATCTCCACGATGTTGATTGCCGTACCTACCGGGATCAAAATCTTTAACTGGCTCTTTACAATGTGGGGTGGACAGATCCGTTTTACAGCGGCAAACCTGTTTGCTGTTGGATTCGTCCCAACCTTCGTTATGGGTGGCGTTACAGGCGTTATGCTGGCATCTGCTCCGGCAGACTTCCAGTTCCATGATACGTACTTTGTGGTAGCCCACTTCCACTACGTTATTGTAGGGGGACTCGTACTTGGATTGTTCTCGGGACTGCATTACTGGTGGCCGAAGATGTTCGGACGTATTCTCAGCGAAACACTGGGCAAATGGACGTTCTGGACATTTATGATCGGTTTCCAATTAACGTTCTTTGTACAGCATTTCCTCGGTCTGATGGGGATGCAGCGCCGGATCGTTACATACTTGCCGAATCAGGACTTTGACCTGCTCAATCTGGTCAGCTCCGTCGGTGCGTTTCTAATGGGTGTTGGGGTTATCCTGTTCCTCGTGAACATCGTAATCACAATGAGAAAACCAGCTGGCGCGCCAAACGATCCGTGGGAAGACGGCCGTACACTGGAATGGTCTATTCCATCTCCGCCGCCGGAATATAACTTCAAGCAGACACCGCTGGTACGCGGAATTGATGCATATTGGAAGGAAAAAATGGCAGGACATACGGAGATGACACCGGCAGAACCTGTAGGTTCGATTCATATGCCTTCAGCAACGCCGTTGCCGTTTGTAATGTCAGTAGGTATCTTTATCGCCGGACTTGGCTTGATGTTCAGCAATGATGAATTTGGTAATGCGTTTATGAATGTCATTTTCAACAATTATATTGTAGTTATTATTGGTCTCGTAATCACATTTGGCGCAATGGCACTTCGTTCACTTTATGATGATCATGGCTGGCATATTGAACCGGAGGATCAGGATGAGAAGGGGGCTAGAACATGACAACCTCACATGCCGAACCGGTGAACGACAAATTGCCGCATGAACCGGAGAAAGCAACGCTGGAAGGCCGTAACAAACTTATCGCCTTCTGGTTGTTCCTTGGCGGCGAGACGGTACTGTTCGGTACACTCTTTGCTACCTTCCTGGCTCTTCGTGGCCAAACCAATGATGGACCTACGGCGAATGAACTGTTCCACCTGCCACTTGTGGCCGCTGCAACGTTCATTCTCCTGGTCAGTAGTTTGACGAGTGTATTTGCGATTCAGGCCATGCATAAGGGCAAGCGAGATGCACTGGCGTTGTGGCTTGGCATCACGGTAGTGCTGGGTATGGGATTTCTCGCACTGGAAATTTACGAGTTCTACGAGTATGTGAAACATAAAGAGTTTGGCATGACCACGAGTGCATTCAGTTCAGCATTCTATACACTGGTCGGGTTCCACGGAGCCCACGTTGCTTTTGGTATTGTGTGGATCGGAATCATTATCGGTCAGCTGTTCAAAAAAGGATTGACGGTCGTAACCGCACCTAAAGTATACGTCTCCGCAATGTACTGGCACTTTATTGACGTGGTATGGGTGTTCATCTTTACGGTCGTGTACCTGCTCGGAAAGGTGGGGTAGCACATGTCGGCACAGGATAAGACAGATCAACAGCCTGTGAAACACCGTCACCGGACGGAAGGGCCACAGAAACACGTCGTGGTGTTTATCTTCTCCATTATTCTTACGCTGATTGCGTTTGCGGCTGCTTCTGCCGGAGGGGTCAACACAACCTTTATCATTATTATTTTGCTCGTCATGGCTATTCTTCAAGTATTCGTTCAATTGGGTTATTGGATGCACTTGAAGGACAAAGGGCACTTGATGCCGATTCTGTTCATGGCCTTTGGCTTTTTCGTAGCCTTTACGTGCATCATTATGGCACTCTATTGGGTCTGGTGGTAAAGGAGATGGCGGCGGCGCAATGCCGCCGTCTTTTCCCCTTTTTGGCGAATGAATCTTCACAAAGTAATGAAGGCAACAACCAAATCAGGTCACGGGGAGGTTTCCCGTATGCTCGGGTTGCAATATTTTAGCTTCAACGACTTATGGAGTCCGCTTATATTGGCTTTATTTCTGATCATTGCTGCGGCTTATCTGGTGCTCGTGGGACCGTTAAGCGAGCAAATAAAGGATGCAGAGCCTGCGACTGCTGCACAGAAAATCATGTTTATTACAGGGCTGTTTGTCCTGTATCTGGCTCAGGCTGGACCATTTAATCTGCTTGGTCACGTGATGTTTAGTTTCCACATGGTGAGCATGGCGTTCTCCTATCTGGTAGCCCCGCCGCTGATGATGAAAGGTTTGCCGATCTGGGTATGGCGCAAAATCGTAACCTGGTTGCCAACACGCCAGCTATCGTTCCTGGCTCATCCAATTGTTGCGGCAGTGCTCTTTAACGGGCTGTTCTCGCTGTATCACCTACCGATTGTACATGATTACGTCATGCTGAATTTTACCGTTCACCGGTTGTATTATATTGCATTGTTCATCACCTCGATGCTCATGTGGTGGACATTGCTGAATCCATTGCCAGAAGGCAGACAAGCATCGGGGTTATCCAAGATTGGTTTTATTTTTCTGAATATGGTACTGCTCACGCCTGCGTGTGGATTGATTATTTTTGCGTCCGAGCCGTTGTATCAGACGTACAGCAACCCGGCAGTATGGGCTGAAGCCATGCGGTATTGTGTGTCAGGAGATTCTACGGCGTTACTTCGCTCATTCGGTGGGCCTGCGTTCTTCAACTTTTTGTCTTCCGCGAAGGAAGATCAGCAGGTCGGTGGCATTGTAATGAAGTTTATTCAGGAAGGAATCTTTGCCTCCATGCTGGCTTATGTCTTTTTCCAATGGTATCGGAAAGAGAAGCAGGAAGATGATGATGATTCGTATCCTGCAGGGGGCACAGGGGGGCCGCTCAATCCGACTGCCAAATAATGAAGTAATGTTCTGACAAGAGGGGGAACACACGATGGATATGTATTTTTGGCTACCAACGATCAGTACTTCTTTCATTGTGATTAGTGCAGTACTGGTGGGGATTGGATGGGTACTGATTATTCGGGGTAAACGTGAGGCTCATCAGTCCGCCATGGTAGCAGGTGCTATTGCAGCTCTAATCTTCTTTGTAATCTATATGTCTCGTACAGTGTTCGTGGGCAATACAGCTTGGGGCGGGGACCCGGATCTGGAGATCTTTTATCGGATATTTCTGATCTTTCATATTATCCTGGCTACCGTGGCAGCGATATTCGGCATCTCCACACTGGTGCTGGGGTTCAAAAAGAAGTTCGGAAAACATCGCCGCTGGGGTAAGTTCACCTCCATGATCTGGTTCGGATCAGCGCTAACAGGTGTTGTCGTGTATGTTCTTCTATATCTCTTATATCCTGGTGGTCATACACGTCCGGTATGGGAAGTTATCCTCGGCGTATAAAAGTATAGATATAACCACCGGCTACTCTGGCGTGCGTCACTATAACTTTCTGAAAATATGAAAATGGACGAATCTAGTAGACGATTCGTCCACGCTTCCTCTCTCATTCATTCATAGAATGAGTTCGAGAGGGGGAAAGAAAATGAAAAAAACAGTCAACGTCAGTCAGACGTATCCACGTCTTACCGTGTATTCAGAAGAGAACTACAGAGGGAGAAGCCGCATCTATCGTGGCAACACGGGTCTTCGTAACCTGGACAATATTTTGGATGGGGTGGAGAGCCTGCGCTTTTTCTCAACAAGTTCCAATGCAACACTGGTTGTGTTTACACGTCCTAACTTCCAAGGTGGATTCCGGGTCTTCCGTGGCAACACCAACTTGAGAGATTTGGATGATCTGATCCGTGGCAATGACGTGGAATCCCTGATCTCTACGAATCAGCGGCTGACTC
This Paenibacillus xylanexedens DNA region includes the following protein-coding sequences:
- the ctaD gene encoding cytochrome c oxidase subunit I, whose product is MDWITTVDHKKIAILYLVAGGFFFGIGGIEAILIRIQLMKPMNDFVSAQVFNELITMHGTTMIFLGVMPLIFAIMNAVVPLQIGARDVAFPFLNALGFWTFLFGGLLLNLSWVMGGAPDAGWTSYTPLSGSEYSGTHGVDFYTIGLQIAGLGTLIGGINFLATIITMRAPGMSYMRMPMFTWTTFITSAIILFAFPAITVGLVLLTFDRILGANFFDVAGGGNPVLWQHIFWIFGHPEVYILILPAFGIISEVIPTFSRKRLFGYSSMVFATILIAFLGFMVWAHHMFTTGLGNVANALFSISTMLIAVPTGIKIFNWLFTMWGGQIRFTAANLFAVGFVPTFVMGGVTGVMLASAPADFQFHDTYFVVAHFHYVIVGGLVLGLFSGLHYWWPKMFGRILSETLGKWTFWTFMIGFQLTFFVQHFLGLMGMQRRIVTYLPNQDFDLLNLVSSVGAFLMGVGVILFLVNIVITMRKPAGAPNDPWEDGRTLEWSIPSPPPEYNFKQTPLVRGIDAYWKEKMAGHTEMTPAEPVGSIHMPSATPLPFVMSVGIFIAGLGLMFSNDEFGNAFMNVIFNNYIVVIIGLVITFGAMALRSLYDDHGWHIEPEDQDEKGART
- a CDS encoding cytochrome c oxidase subunit 3, producing MTTSHAEPVNDKLPHEPEKATLEGRNKLIAFWLFLGGETVLFGTLFATFLALRGQTNDGPTANELFHLPLVAAATFILLVSSLTSVFAIQAMHKGKRDALALWLGITVVLGMGFLALEIYEFYEYVKHKEFGMTTSAFSSAFYTLVGFHGAHVAFGIVWIGIIIGQLFKKGLTVVTAPKVYVSAMYWHFIDVVWVFIFTVVYLLGKVG
- the ctaG gene encoding cytochrome c oxidase assembly factor CtaG codes for the protein MLGLQYFSFNDLWSPLILALFLIIAAAYLVLVGPLSEQIKDAEPATAAQKIMFITGLFVLYLAQAGPFNLLGHVMFSFHMVSMAFSYLVAPPLMMKGLPIWVWRKIVTWLPTRQLSFLAHPIVAAVLFNGLFSLYHLPIVHDYVMLNFTVHRLYYIALFITSMLMWWTLLNPLPEGRQASGLSKIGFIFLNMVLLTPACGLIIFASEPLYQTYSNPAVWAEAMRYCVSGDSTALLRSFGGPAFFNFLSSAKEDQQVGGIVMKFIQEGIFASMLAYVFFQWYRKEKQEDDDDSYPAGGTGGPLNPTAK
- a CDS encoding cytochrome C oxidase subunit IV family protein; the protein is MSAQDKTDQQPVKHRHRTEGPQKHVVVFIFSIILTLIAFAAASAGGVNTTFIIIILLVMAILQVFVQLGYWMHLKDKGHLMPILFMAFGFFVAFTCIIMALYWVWW
- a CDS encoding DUF420 domain-containing protein; this translates as MDMYFWLPTISTSFIVISAVLVGIGWVLIIRGKREAHQSAMVAGAIAALIFFVIYMSRTVFVGNTAWGGDPDLEIFYRIFLIFHIILATVAAIFGISTLVLGFKKKFGKHRRWGKFTSMIWFGSALTGVVVYVLLYLLYPGGHTRPVWEVILGV